In a genomic window of Nostoc sp. UHCC 0870:
- a CDS encoding DNA adenine methylase, which yields MLKSPLRYPGGKSKAINQIVEYLPESFAEFREPFIGGGSVFIYLKQKFPHLKFWINDLNQELFLFWKIAQSDISRLVAEVHQIKAKYRDGKLLFKELTSVDVNSLSDLERAVRFFVLNRITFSGTVESGGFSQEAFHKRFTYSSIERLEKLASILTPDIQITNLDYSEVINADGKNIFLFLDPPYFSATKSKLYGRDGDLHTSFDHHRFAEILQKSHHQWLITYDDSPRIRDNFKDAHIYEWELQYGMNNYKQGRAAKGKELFINNYKIVNKNSINNSALQLQLDILT from the coding sequence ATGCTTAAAAGCCCTCTCCGCTATCCTGGCGGTAAATCAAAAGCTATCAATCAGATAGTTGAATACCTCCCAGAAAGTTTTGCTGAATTTCGTGAACCATTTATAGGTGGTGGTTCAGTCTTTATTTACTTAAAACAAAAGTTTCCTCATCTGAAATTTTGGATTAATGATTTGAATCAAGAGTTATTTCTATTCTGGAAAATTGCTCAATCTGATATATCTCGATTAGTTGCAGAAGTACATCAAATTAAAGCTAAATATAGAGATGGTAAATTATTATTTAAAGAATTAACCAGTGTTGATGTTAATAGCCTATCTGATTTAGAAAGAGCCGTCCGCTTTTTTGTACTTAATAGAATTACTTTTTCGGGAACTGTAGAATCAGGGGGATTTTCTCAAGAAGCTTTTCATAAAAGGTTTACTTATTCTTCTATAGAAAGGTTAGAAAAATTAGCAAGTATTTTAACCCCAGATATTCAAATCACTAATTTGGATTACAGCGAAGTAATAAATGCAGATGGTAAAAATATATTTTTATTTTTAGATCCGCCATATTTTAGTGCTACCAAATCTAAACTATATGGTAGGGATGGTGATTTACATACATCTTTTGATCATCATAGATTTGCGGAAATTTTACAAAAATCTCACCATCAATGGTTAATCACTTATGATGATTCACCACGAATTAGAGATAACTTTAAAGATGCTCATATCTACGAATGGGAGTTACAATATGGCATGAATAATTATAAGCAAGGACGAGCAGCCAAGGGCAAAGAGTTATTTATTAATAACTATAAAATTGTCAATAAAAATAGCATTAATAATTCAGCTTTACAATTGCAACTTGATATTTTGACTTAA
- a CDS encoding DNA-directed RNA polymerase subunit beta'' has translation MTNEKMIFRNRVVDKGQLRNLISWAFTHHGTARTAVMADKLKDLGFRYATRAGVSISVDDLMIPPSKKRLLEAAEEEILATEARYQRGEITEVERFQKVIDTWNGTSEALKDEVVVHFKKTNPLNSVYMMAFSGARGNISQVRQLVGMRGLMADPQGEIIDLPIKTNFREGLTVTEYIISSYGARKGLVDTALRTADSGYLTRRLVDVSQDVIIREIDCGTTRGIPVRAMTEGSKTLIKLSTRLLGRVIGEDVIHPTTKAVIAPRNTPISDDLAKEIEKAGVTQVVVRSPLTCEAARSVCQHCYGWSLAHAKMVDLGEAVGIIAAQSIGEPGTQLTMRTFHTGGVFTGEVAQQVRSKVDGTVKLPKKLRTRPYRTRHGEDALYVESNGILILEPRKEGSETPVPQEVNLTQGSTLYLFDGQSIKTGQLLAEVALGARTTRTNTEKAVKDVASDLAGEVKFAEVVPEQKTDRQGNTTITAARGGLIWILSGEVYNLPPGAELAVKNGDAVETNGVLAATKLTTIHGGVVRLPEATPGKSTREIEIITASVVLDQATVTVQSSQGRNNYLVTTANNQVFNLRATPGTKVQNGQVVAELIDDHYRTTTGGFLKFAGVEVQKKGKAKLGYEVVQGGTMLWIPEETHEVNKDISLLLVEDGQYVEAGTEVVKDIFCQNNGVVEVTQKNDILREVVVKPGELLMVDDPEAVVGRDDTFLPAGEELLGRIFTELRYIQYVESPEGPALLSRPVVEFAVPNNPDVPSTTSVSQQTGRSIQLRAVQRLPYKDSERVKSVEGVELLRTQLVLEIEQDGEQEHNASPLAADIELVSDAENAEIQRLQLVILESLVIRRDIAADATQGSTHTTLQVKDGDTIAPGSVVASTQILSKEGGIVRGVQKGTEAVRRCLVLRHSDMITVNTSVQPKVKAGSLIVAGTEIAPGVLAEESGQVVSVKNAAATSTTQDSALSTQNYAVTIRVGRPYRVSPGAVLQIEDGDLVQRGDNLVLLVFERAKTGDIIQGLPRIEELLEARKPKEACILAKRSGEVKVVYGDGDEAIAVKVVEANGVVTDYPLGPGQNLAMPDGSPVTVGQPLCDGPSNPHEILEVFFSLGSEDGIYACASHALQKVQTFLVNEVQMVYQSQGIDIADKHIEVIVRQMTNKVRIDDGGDTTMLPGELVELRQVEQVNEAMAITGGARAEYTPVLLGITKASLNTDSFISAASFQETTRVLTEAAIEGKSDWLRGLKENVIIGRLIPAGTGYNTYDEPGMIDDYATLDTTSVLDETDDPLDMVLDDRTARAYNLDTPGLDTGFTNRRAILDDDDLIADEIHDLIEDDQGDDYEEEEEDDDDEYDDD, from the coding sequence ATGACTAACGAAAAAATGATTTTTCGCAATCGCGTCGTTGACAAAGGTCAACTGAGAAATTTGATTTCTTGGGCGTTTACCCATCATGGGACGGCGCGAACTGCGGTGATGGCGGATAAACTAAAAGATTTAGGATTTCGCTACGCTACTAGAGCCGGGGTTTCCATCAGTGTTGATGATTTGATGATTCCGCCTAGTAAGAAGAGGCTGTTGGAGGCGGCTGAGGAAGAAATTCTGGCGACCGAAGCTCGTTACCAACGGGGAGAAATTACAGAAGTAGAACGCTTCCAAAAGGTAATTGATACCTGGAACGGTACTAGTGAAGCCCTGAAAGATGAAGTAGTTGTCCACTTTAAAAAGACTAATCCCCTCAACTCCGTGTATATGATGGCCTTCTCTGGGGCGCGGGGTAATATCTCTCAGGTACGGCAATTGGTAGGGATGCGGGGACTGATGGCAGATCCTCAAGGGGAAATTATTGACTTACCTATCAAAACCAACTTCCGCGAAGGTCTAACTGTAACGGAATATATTATTTCGTCTTACGGTGCGAGAAAAGGCTTGGTAGACACAGCTTTACGTACCGCCGACTCTGGTTATCTGACCCGCCGTCTAGTTGACGTATCTCAGGATGTGATCATTCGGGAAATTGACTGTGGCACGACTAGAGGGATTCCCGTCCGGGCGATGACCGAAGGTAGCAAAACCCTAATCAAGCTATCTACACGCTTACTAGGACGGGTCATAGGAGAAGATGTCATACATCCTACGACAAAAGCAGTAATTGCACCCCGCAATACTCCAATTTCTGACGACTTAGCCAAAGAGATTGAAAAAGCTGGGGTGACACAAGTTGTGGTGCGATCGCCGCTAACTTGTGAAGCAGCCCGTTCCGTCTGTCAACACTGCTACGGGTGGAGTTTGGCTCACGCTAAGATGGTAGACTTGGGTGAAGCGGTGGGGATTATCGCGGCTCAAAGTATCGGTGAACCTGGAACACAGTTAACCATGCGGACATTCCACACTGGCGGTGTGTTCACGGGGGAAGTAGCGCAACAAGTGCGTTCCAAGGTTGATGGTACTGTTAAGCTGCCAAAAAAATTGCGGACAAGACCCTATCGTACCCGCCACGGGGAAGATGCCTTGTACGTGGAAAGTAACGGGATTCTGATTTTAGAACCACGTAAGGAAGGGTCTGAAACCCCAGTACCCCAAGAAGTTAATCTTACCCAAGGTTCTACACTATATCTATTTGATGGGCAGTCAATAAAAACTGGTCAGTTACTGGCAGAAGTTGCCCTAGGCGCACGTACTACCCGTACCAATACAGAAAAAGCCGTGAAAGATGTGGCTTCTGATTTGGCTGGGGAAGTGAAGTTTGCGGAAGTAGTTCCTGAACAAAAAACAGACCGTCAAGGCAACACCACCATCACAGCCGCCAGAGGTGGTTTGATTTGGATTTTGTCTGGGGAAGTTTATAACTTACCACCAGGGGCAGAATTGGCAGTCAAAAACGGCGACGCAGTAGAAACTAACGGCGTTTTGGCAGCAACTAAATTAACAACTATACACGGTGGTGTCGTCCGTTTACCAGAAGCTACTCCAGGTAAGAGTACCAGGGAAATAGAGATTATCACGGCTTCTGTGGTTTTAGACCAAGCTACAGTTACCGTTCAAAGTTCCCAGGGGCGCAATAATTACTTAGTCACCACTGCCAATAACCAAGTATTTAACTTGCGGGCCACACCAGGCACAAAAGTTCAAAATGGTCAAGTGGTAGCTGAGTTGATTGATGATCACTACCGTACCACCACAGGCGGCTTCTTGAAATTTGCAGGTGTAGAAGTCCAGAAGAAAGGTAAAGCCAAGCTGGGCTATGAAGTGGTACAGGGCGGCACAATGTTGTGGATTCCCGAAGAAACCCACGAAGTCAACAAAGACATCTCCTTGCTGTTGGTAGAAGATGGTCAGTATGTCGAAGCTGGCACTGAGGTCGTGAAAGACATCTTCTGTCAAAACAATGGTGTAGTTGAAGTCACCCAGAAAAATGACATTTTGCGGGAAGTGGTGGTGAAGCCAGGGGAATTGCTGATGGTAGATGATCCAGAAGCAGTGGTTGGGCGTGATGACACATTTCTGCCGGCTGGTGAAGAATTGTTGGGACGAATTTTCACGGAACTACGTTACATCCAGTATGTGGAGTCACCAGAAGGCCCGGCATTATTAAGCCGTCCAGTTGTGGAGTTTGCTGTACCGAATAATCCTGATGTGCCATCCACTACCTCTGTTAGCCAACAAACAGGACGTTCGATTCAGTTGCGGGCAGTACAGCGTTTGCCTTACAAAGATTCTGAACGCGTTAAGTCTGTAGAAGGTGTGGAACTGCTACGTACCCAATTAGTTTTGGAAATTGAGCAGGATGGCGAACAAGAACATAATGCTTCTCCCCTAGCAGCAGATATTGAATTAGTCTCTGATGCTGAAAACGCAGAAATTCAACGCTTGCAGTTGGTAATTTTGGAATCATTGGTCATCCGTCGTGATATTGCGGCTGATGCCACCCAAGGTAGTACCCACACTACCTTACAAGTAAAAGATGGCGACACGATCGCACCTGGTTCTGTGGTAGCAAGTACCCAAATCCTGTCCAAAGAAGGTGGGATTGTGCGGGGTGTGCAGAAAGGCACTGAAGCTGTGCGTCGTTGTTTGGTACTGCGTCACAGTGACATGATCACAGTGAATACCAGCGTCCAACCCAAAGTAAAAGCGGGTAGCTTAATCGTCGCGGGGACAGAAATTGCCCCTGGAGTTTTAGCTGAAGAATCTGGGCAAGTTGTCTCAGTCAAAAATGCCGCCGCCACTTCCACAACTCAAGACTCAGCCCTCAGCACCCAAAACTATGCGGTGACTATCCGCGTGGGTCGTCCTTATCGAGTCAGTCCTGGTGCAGTGTTGCAGATAGAAGACGGCGACTTGGTACAACGGGGCGATAACTTAGTGCTGTTGGTGTTTGAACGGGCGAAAACCGGGGACATCATTCAAGGTTTGCCTCGGATTGAAGAACTGCTAGAAGCCCGGAAACCCAAAGAAGCTTGTATCTTGGCAAAACGCAGTGGGGAAGTCAAGGTAGTTTACGGTGATGGCGATGAAGCGATCGCTGTTAAAGTCGTAGAAGCCAATGGTGTAGTTACCGATTACCCCCTAGGCCCTGGACAAAATTTAGCCATGCCAGATGGTTCTCCTGTGACTGTTGGACAACCATTGTGTGATGGGCCTTCTAACCCCCATGAAATTCTCGAAGTCTTCTTTAGCCTAGGTTCAGAAGACGGAATTTATGCTTGCGCCAGCCACGCCTTACAAAAGGTACAGACATTCTTAGTGAACGAAGTGCAGATGGTTTACCAATCCCAAGGGATTGATATTGCCGATAAACACATCGAAGTCATTGTGCGCCAAATGACCAACAAAGTCAGGATTGATGATGGTGGTGACACTACTATGCTTCCTGGTGAGTTGGTGGAATTACGCCAAGTTGAACAGGTAAATGAAGCTATGGCTATTACTGGCGGTGCTAGGGCGGAATACACCCCAGTATTGTTAGGGATAACTAAAGCATCATTGAATACTGATAGCTTTATTTCTGCTGCATCCTTCCAAGAAACCACACGGGTTCTCACGGAAGCGGCGATTGAAGGTAAATCTGATTGGTTACGTGGCTTGAAAGAAAACGTAATTATCGGTCGATTGATTCCGGCGGGAACTGGTTACAATACCTACGATGAACCCGGTATGATTGATGATTACGCGACTTTAGATACCACCAGTGTTTTAGATGAAACTGATGATCCACTGGATATGGTGCTAGATGACCGCACAGCTCGTGCCTACAATTTAGATACGCCTGGTTTGGATACTGGATTTACCAATCGTCGGGCAATTCTAGATGATGATGACTTAATCGCAGATGAAATTCATGATCTCATAGAAGATGACCAAGGCGACGACTATGAGGAAGAAGAAGAAGATGACGATGACGAATATGACGACGACTAA
- a CDS encoding DNA-directed RNA polymerase subunit gamma — protein MRPAQTNQFDYVKIGLASPERIRQWGERTLPNGQVVGEVTKPETINYRTLKPEMDGLFCERIFGPAKDWECHCGKYKRVRHRGIVCERCGVEVTESRVRRHRMGYIKLAAPVAHVWYLKGIPSYISILLDMPLRDVEQIVYFNSYVVLSPGNAETLTYKQLLSEDQWLEIEDQIYSEDSLLQGVEVGIGAEALLRLLADINLEQEAENLREEIGNAKGQKRAKLIKRLRVIDNFIATGSKPEWMVMTVIPVIPPDLRPMVQLDGGRFATSDLNDLYRRVINRNNRLARLQEILAPEIIVRNEKRMLQEAVDALIDNGRRGRTVVGANNRPLKSLSDIIEGKQGRFRQNLLGKRVDYSGRSVIVVGPKLKIHQCGLPREMAIELFQPFVINRLIRSGMVNNIKAAKKLISRNDPSVWDVLEEVIEGHPVMLNRAPTLHRLGIQAFEPILVEGRAIQLHPLVCPAFNADFDGDQMAVHVPLSLESQAEARLLMLASNNILSPATGRPIITPSQDMVLGAYYLTAENPNATKGAGKYFASLDDVIMAFQQEQIDLHAYIYVRFDGELESDEPDTEPLEITNNEDGTRTVMYKFRRVRQDAQGNLLSQYIRTTPGRVIYNKAIQEALAS, from the coding sequence ATGAGACCTGCCCAAACTAATCAGTTTGACTACGTAAAAATCGGCTTGGCATCACCAGAACGGATTCGCCAATGGGGTGAGAGGACATTACCCAATGGACAGGTAGTCGGTGAAGTCACCAAACCAGAGACGATTAATTACCGCACCCTCAAGCCAGAAATGGATGGCTTATTTTGTGAGCGCATCTTTGGCCCTGCGAAAGATTGGGAATGTCACTGTGGTAAGTATAAGAGAGTCCGCCATAGGGGTATTGTCTGTGAGCGTTGTGGTGTAGAAGTCACCGAATCACGGGTGCGCCGCCATCGCATGGGATACATTAAACTTGCTGCCCCAGTAGCCCATGTTTGGTATCTCAAAGGTATTCCCAGTTATATTTCCATCCTGCTAGATATGCCCTTGCGGGATGTGGAACAAATTGTCTATTTCAACTCTTATGTTGTCTTGAGTCCTGGCAACGCTGAAACTTTAACCTATAAACAGCTACTGAGTGAAGACCAGTGGTTAGAAATTGAAGACCAAATTTATAGCGAAGATTCTCTGTTGCAAGGTGTAGAAGTAGGCATTGGTGCGGAAGCATTATTGCGCTTGTTGGCTGACATTAATTTAGAACAGGAAGCCGAAAACCTCCGGGAAGAAATTGGCAATGCCAAAGGGCAAAAGCGGGCAAAACTGATTAAACGCCTGCGGGTGATTGACAACTTCATTGCTACTGGTTCAAAGCCAGAGTGGATGGTGATGACAGTCATTCCCGTAATTCCTCCAGATTTGCGCCCAATGGTGCAGCTGGATGGCGGACGATTTGCTACCAGCGATTTGAATGATTTATATCGCCGCGTTATTAACCGGAATAATCGTTTAGCACGACTGCAAGAAATTCTCGCACCGGAAATTATTGTGCGGAACGAAAAGCGGATGCTGCAAGAAGCGGTAGACGCTTTGATTGACAACGGTCGGCGGGGACGTACCGTAGTCGGGGCAAACAACCGACCCCTGAAATCCTTGTCTGACATTATTGAGGGTAAGCAAGGACGTTTCCGGCAAAACTTGTTGGGTAAACGGGTTGACTACTCTGGCCGTTCTGTAATTGTGGTCGGGCCAAAGCTGAAGATTCACCAGTGCGGGTTGCCCAGAGAAATGGCCATTGAGCTATTTCAACCATTTGTGATTAATCGCCTGATTCGCAGTGGCATGGTGAATAATATCAAAGCTGCGAAAAAGTTGATATCTCGCAATGACCCCAGTGTTTGGGATGTCTTGGAAGAGGTAATTGAAGGACACCCCGTCATGCTCAACCGTGCGCCAACGCTGCACCGTTTGGGTATTCAGGCTTTTGAGCCGATTTTGGTGGAAGGGAGAGCGATTCAACTACATCCTTTGGTATGTCCAGCCTTTAACGCCGACTTTGACGGTGACCAAATGGCGGTACACGTACCACTGTCTTTGGAAAGTCAGGCTGAGGCGCGGCTATTAATGCTGGCTTCTAACAACATTTTGTCACCAGCCACGGGTAGACCCATTATCACACCTAGCCAAGATATGGTATTGGGGGCATATTACCTAACTGCGGAAAACCCCAATGCTACTAAGGGCGCAGGTAAATACTTTGCTTCGCTGGATGACGTAATTATGGCCTTCCAGCAAGAGCAAATTGACCTGCACGCTTATATCTATGTGCGGTTTGATGGTGAACTAGAATCTGACGAACCAGATACAGAACCTCTGGAAATTACAAATAACGAAGATGGTACTCGGACTGTAATGTACAAGTTCCGCCGCGTTAGACAAGATGCCCAGGGAAATTTACTTTCTCAGTATATACGCACAACTCCAGGTCGCGTTATTTACAATAAAGCGATTCAAGAAGCACTTGCCAGTTAG
- the rpoB gene encoding DNA-directed RNA polymerase subunit beta → MITENYIEPAFLLPDLIEIQRSSFRWFLEEGLIEELNSFSPITDYTGKLELHFLGQNYKLKEPKYSVEESKRRDSTYAVQMYVPTRLLNKETGDIKEQEVFIGDLPLMTDRGTFIINGAERVIVNQIVRSPGVYYKSEIDKNGRRTYSASLIPNRGAWLKFETDRNDLVWVRIDKTRKLSAQVLLKALGLSDNEIFDALRHPEYFQKTIEKEGQFSEEEALMELYRKLRPGEPPTVLGGQQLLDSRFFDPKRYDLGRVGRYKLNKKLRLSVPDTLRVLTPQDILAAVDYLINLEYDIGSIDDIDHLGNRRVRSVGELLQNQVRVGLNRLERIIRERMTVSDAEALTPASLVNPKPLVAAIKEFFGSSQLSQFMDQTNPLAELTHKRRLSALGPGGLTRERAGFAVRDIHPSHYGRICPIETPEGPNAGLIGSLATHARVNQYGFLETPFRPVENARVKFDVQPVYMTADEEDDLRVAPGDIPVDENGYIIGPQVPVRYRQEFSTTTPEQVDYVAVSPVQIVSVATSMIPFLEHDDANRALMGSNMQRQAVPLLKPERPLVGTGLEAQGARDSGMVIISRTDGDVTYADATEIRVRPKPNAPEIKYTLSKYQRSNQDTCLNQKPLVRIGERVVAGQVLADGSSTEGGELALGQNIVVAYMPWEGYNYEDAILISERLIQDDIYTSIHIEKYEIEARQTKLGPEEITREIPNVGEDALRQLDEQGIIRIGAWVEAGDILVGKVTPKGESDQPPEEKLLRAIFGEKARDVRDNSLRVPNGEKGRVVDVRLFTREQGDELPPGANMVVRVYVAQKRKIQVGDKMAGRHGNKGIISRILPMEDMPYLPDGSTVDIVLNPLGVPSRMNVGQVFECLLGWAGHTLGVRFKITPFDEMYGEESSRKIVHGKLQEARDETGRDWVYNPDDPGKIMVYDGRTGEAFDRPVTIGVAYMLKLVHLVDDKIHARSTGPYSLVTQQPLGGKAQQGGQRFGEMEVWALEAFGAAYTLQELLTVKSDDMQGRNEALNAIVKGKAIPRPGTPESFKVLMRELQSLGLDIAVHKVETQADGSSLDVEVDLMADQANRRTPPRPTYESLSRESLEDDE, encoded by the coding sequence ATGATTACCGAAAATTATATTGAACCCGCCTTTTTGTTGCCCGACTTGATTGAAATCCAGCGTTCAAGCTTTCGCTGGTTTTTAGAAGAAGGGCTGATTGAAGAACTTAACTCCTTTAGTCCGATTACAGACTACACGGGCAAACTAGAACTGCACTTTTTAGGACAGAACTACAAGCTCAAGGAGCCAAAGTACAGCGTAGAAGAATCCAAGCGGCGGGATAGCACCTATGCCGTACAAATGTATGTCCCCACCCGCCTGTTGAATAAAGAAACTGGGGATATTAAAGAACAAGAAGTATTTATCGGGGATCTGCCTTTGATGACCGATCGCGGCACGTTTATTATTAACGGAGCAGAGCGGGTCATTGTTAATCAAATTGTGCGATCGCCTGGAGTTTACTATAAATCAGAAATCGATAAAAACGGGCGACGTACCTATTCAGCTTCGCTCATTCCCAACCGGGGAGCATGGCTGAAATTTGAAACAGACCGTAACGATTTGGTGTGGGTACGCATCGATAAAACCCGGAAACTTTCAGCCCAGGTACTTTTAAAAGCCCTAGGGTTATCTGATAACGAAATCTTTGATGCCCTCCGTCACCCCGAATATTTCCAAAAAACCATCGAAAAAGAAGGGCAGTTTTCGGAAGAAGAAGCCCTGATGGAGTTATATCGCAAACTCCGTCCTGGTGAACCACCAACCGTATTAGGCGGACAACAACTGCTAGACTCCCGATTTTTCGACCCCAAACGGTATGACTTAGGTCGCGTAGGTAGATACAAACTCAACAAAAAATTGCGGTTGTCAGTTCCCGACACCTTACGCGTTCTCACCCCCCAAGACATCTTGGCAGCCGTCGATTACCTGATCAACCTAGAATATGATATCGGTAGTATTGACGACATTGACCACTTAGGCAACCGTCGGGTAAGAAGCGTCGGTGAATTGCTGCAAAACCAAGTAAGGGTAGGTTTGAACCGCCTAGAAAGGATCATTCGGGAACGGATGACTGTATCCGATGCAGAAGCTCTAACCCCTGCATCTCTAGTCAACCCCAAACCATTAGTAGCAGCCATTAAAGAATTCTTTGGCTCTAGCCAATTAAGTCAGTTCATGGATCAAACCAATCCCTTAGCAGAACTGACCCACAAACGCCGTCTGTCAGCCCTAGGACCTGGTGGTTTAACCAGAGAACGGGCAGGTTTTGCCGTGCGAGATATTCACCCCTCCCACTACGGGCGAATCTGTCCTATTGAGACACCAGAAGGCCCTAACGCTGGGTTGATTGGTTCTTTGGCTACCCACGCACGGGTTAACCAGTACGGCTTCTTAGAAACTCCCTTTAGACCGGTGGAAAATGCACGGGTAAAATTTGACGTGCAGCCAGTGTACATGACCGCCGACGAAGAAGACGACCTGCGGGTAGCCCCAGGAGATATTCCTGTTGATGAAAATGGCTACATTATTGGGCCGCAAGTGCCAGTGCGTTATCGCCAAGAATTTTCCACCACCACGCCAGAACAAGTAGACTATGTGGCAGTATCTCCGGTACAAATTGTATCGGTAGCTACCAGCATGATTCCCTTCTTAGAACATGACGACGCTAACCGCGCCCTCATGGGTTCTAATATGCAACGCCAAGCAGTACCCCTACTGAAACCAGAGCGTCCCTTAGTCGGTACAGGCTTAGAAGCTCAAGGTGCGAGAGACTCAGGGATGGTAATCATCTCCCGGACTGACGGTGATGTCACCTATGCAGACGCGACAGAAATTCGTGTCCGTCCCAAACCTAACGCCCCAGAAATCAAGTACACCCTTTCCAAGTACCAGCGTTCTAACCAAGATACCTGTCTCAACCAAAAACCCTTGGTGCGGATTGGTGAACGTGTAGTAGCGGGTCAAGTCTTAGCTGACGGCTCTTCTACCGAAGGTGGAGAATTGGCACTGGGACAAAATATCGTCGTTGCTTATATGCCTTGGGAAGGCTACAACTACGAAGACGCGATTTTGATTTCTGAGCGATTGATCCAAGATGATATTTACACCTCAATTCACATCGAAAAATATGAAATTGAGGCACGGCAAACCAAGCTAGGCCCAGAAGAAATCACCAGAGAAATTCCCAACGTCGGGGAAGATGCCCTACGTCAGTTAGATGAACAGGGAATCATTCGCATTGGGGCTTGGGTAGAAGCTGGCGATATCCTTGTAGGTAAAGTTACACCGAAAGGAGAATCCGACCAACCGCCAGAAGAAAAACTATTAAGGGCGATTTTCGGCGAAAAAGCGCGGGATGTACGAGACAACTCCCTCCGTGTACCCAACGGTGAAAAAGGTCGGGTAGTTGATGTGCGCTTATTTACCCGTGAACAAGGGGATGAGTTACCACCAGGGGCTAACATGGTAGTCCGGGTGTATGTAGCTCAGAAGCGGAAAATCCAAGTCGGTGACAAGATGGCAGGTCGCCACGGGAATAAAGGAATTATTTCCCGCATCTTACCGATGGAAGATATGCCTTATTTGCCTGATGGTTCAACCGTTGATATCGTCCTCAACCCCCTTGGTGTACCCAGCCGGATGAATGTCGGACAAGTATTTGAATGTCTTTTAGGTTGGGCTGGTCATACTTTGGGAGTGCGCTTTAAGATTACTCCCTTCGATGAAATGTATGGCGAAGAATCATCTCGGAAAATTGTGCATGGCAAATTGCAAGAAGCACGGGATGAAACCGGGAGAGATTGGGTGTATAACCCAGATGATCCAGGCAAAATTATGGTCTACGACGGTCGGACAGGTGAAGCCTTTGACCGCCCAGTGACTATAGGCGTGGCTTATATGCTGAAACTAGTACACCTAGTAGATGATAAGATTCACGCCCGTTCTACAGGCCCCTACTCACTAGTAACCCAGCAACCCTTGGGTGGTAAAGCTCAACAAGGTGGTCAGCGATTTGGGGAAATGGAAGTATGGGCATTGGAAGCCTTCGGTGCAGCGTATACCTTGCAAGAGTTGTTGACAGTAAAATCTGACGATATGCAGGGGCGCAACGAAGCTTTAAATGCGATCGTTAAAGGTAAAGCGATTCCCAGACCTGGAACACCAGAGTCCTTTAAGGTGTTGATGCGAGAGCTGCAATCCTTGGGATTAGACATTGCTGTACATAAAGTAGAGACCCAAGCTGATGGTAGTTCCTTGGATGTAGAAGTCGATTTGATGGCAGACCAAGCCAACAGAAGAACACCACCTAGACCAACCTACGAATCGCTTTCCCGCGAGTCTTTGGAAGATGACGAGTAG
- a CDS encoding TatD family hydrolase, whose amino-acid sequence MQLIDTHVHLNFDNFQPDLAAVRSRWQEAGVVHLVHSCVEPAEFSSIQAIAHQFPEVSFAVGLHPLDAEKWQNETAKEILSLASSDSKIVAIGEMGLDFYKADNYEQQQIVFEAQLAIASELNLPVIIHCRDAAVAVREILQKWQERANNQIKGVMHCWGGTPEETQWFLDLGFYISFSGTVTFKNAKAIQASAAMVKSDRLLVETDCPFLAPVPKRGEKRNEPAYVRYVAEQVAQIRQETLEAISAQTTQNACELFNLAI is encoded by the coding sequence ATGCAGCTGATTGATACCCACGTTCATCTCAACTTCGATAATTTCCAGCCAGATTTGGCAGCAGTGCGATCGCGATGGCAAGAAGCAGGAGTAGTACATCTAGTACATTCTTGCGTCGAGCCAGCAGAGTTTTCCAGTATTCAAGCCATAGCGCACCAGTTTCCTGAAGTGAGTTTTGCTGTAGGACTGCATCCCTTAGATGCCGAAAAATGGCAAAATGAGACAGCAAAGGAAATATTATCTTTAGCAAGTTCTGACTCAAAGATAGTAGCAATTGGGGAGATGGGACTGGATTTCTACAAAGCTGATAACTATGAGCAACAGCAAATAGTATTTGAGGCACAACTAGCGATCGCCTCTGAACTCAATTTACCTGTAATTATTCATTGTCGGGATGCCGCCGTTGCAGTTAGAGAAATATTGCAAAAATGGCAAGAACGGGCAAATAATCAGATCAAGGGTGTGATGCACTGTTGGGGTGGTACACCAGAAGAAACTCAATGGTTTCTAGACTTAGGCTTTTATATTAGTTTTAGCGGTACTGTCACATTCAAAAATGCTAAAGCTATACAAGCCTCAGCCGCGATGGTGAAAAGCGATCGCCTGCTGGTAGAAACCGACTGTCCTTTTTTAGCCCCAGTACCAAAGAGAGGTGAAAAACGTAACGAGCCTGCTTATGTCCGCTACGTAGCAGAGCAAGTAGCTCAAATACGCCAAGAAACATTAGAGGCCATTTCTGCTCAAACCACCCAAAATGCCTGTGAATTATTTAATCTCGCAATATAA